One Paenibacillus crassostreae DNA segment encodes these proteins:
- a CDS encoding NAD-dependent malic enzyme: MAQTSIIIRLELDHEQVSFGDVAAAVSKAGGDITSIDVIHSSKESSIRDITVDAGDHSEDLLVESLKCLDGIKLINVSDRTFLVHLGGKIKIEPTLPIKNREDLSQVYTPGVAKVCKAIHENPGKAYSLTIKRNTVAVITDGTAVLGLGNIGPYAAAPVMEGKAMLFKQLGGVDAFPLCLDTSDTEEIIRTIKAVSPIFGGINLEDISSPRCFEIEQRLTDELDIPIFHDDQHGTAVVVIAGLLNALKIVNKRINHVRIVVNGIGAAGVSICKMLLDAGVTKLVPVDKEGAIVCGGEYTHPMWQWLADQPQVEKASGSLEEVIHGADVFIGVSRGGVLSGSDIQNMNERSIVFALANPDPEVNPEEALKHVAVFATGRSDYPNQINNVLVFPGLFRGALDCRAREINEPMKLAAARAIASVVTDTELNEHYIIPSIFNEQVVPSVRKAIIEAAILTGVARRIPPDFR, from the coding sequence ATGGCTCAGACAAGTATTATCATTCGGTTGGAGTTGGATCATGAACAAGTGAGCTTCGGAGATGTCGCCGCTGCAGTGAGTAAAGCAGGTGGAGACATCACATCGATTGACGTGATTCATTCGAGTAAAGAATCGTCGATACGAGATATTACCGTAGATGCAGGCGATCATAGTGAAGATTTATTGGTCGAATCGTTAAAGTGTCTAGATGGAATCAAATTGATTAACGTCTCTGACCGTACTTTTCTAGTTCATCTTGGTGGAAAAATCAAAATTGAACCTACATTACCTATTAAGAATCGCGAGGATTTGTCGCAGGTATACACACCAGGTGTAGCCAAAGTATGTAAGGCAATTCATGAGAATCCGGGAAAAGCCTATTCGTTAACCATTAAACGAAATACAGTTGCTGTTATTACAGATGGAACCGCGGTGCTCGGACTTGGGAATATAGGCCCCTATGCGGCAGCACCTGTCATGGAAGGAAAGGCAATGCTATTCAAACAATTAGGTGGCGTAGATGCATTTCCATTATGCTTAGATACGAGTGATACCGAAGAAATTATTCGGACCATTAAAGCTGTTAGTCCTATATTTGGTGGTATCAATCTTGAAGATATTAGCTCCCCTCGTTGTTTCGAAATTGAGCAAAGGTTAACTGACGAGTTGGATATTCCGATCTTCCACGATGATCAACATGGTACTGCCGTCGTTGTGATCGCGGGATTATTAAATGCGTTGAAGATCGTCAATAAACGGATTAACCATGTTCGAATCGTTGTTAATGGTATTGGAGCGGCAGGGGTGTCTATCTGTAAAATGCTGTTGGATGCAGGCGTCACAAAGCTTGTACCAGTAGATAAAGAAGGCGCCATTGTCTGTGGCGGAGAGTATACTCATCCAATGTGGCAATGGCTAGCCGATCAACCACAAGTGGAGAAGGCATCAGGGTCTTTAGAAGAAGTCATCCATGGAGCAGACGTATTCATCGGTGTTTCTCGCGGTGGCGTATTAAGTGGATCAGACATTCAGAATATGAACGAGCGATCTATTGTATTTGCCTTAGCTAACCCAGATCCTGAAGTGAATCCTGAAGAGGCACTTAAACATGTTGCGGTCTTCGCAACGGGACGAAGTGATTATCCGAATCAAATTAACAATGTACTCGTATTTCCTGGATTATTCCGAGGTGCACTAGATTGTAGAGCTAGAGAAATCAATGAGCCCATGAAGTTAGCTGCTGCGCGTGCCATCGCCTCCGTCGTAACAGATACCGAACTTAACGAGCACTATATCATCCCGAGCATATTCAATGAACAAGTCGTGCCATCCGTGCGAAAAGCCATTATTGAAGCGGCAATTCTAACGGGAGTAGCAAGGCGTATTCCGCCTGATTTTAGATAA
- a CDS encoding MarR family winged helix-turn-helix transcriptional regulator, giving the protein MIKTSKLDQQICFEVYKAAGNFAKLYARTLEPFNLTFTQYLVLLTLWEEDHLLTKDIGIRLDLGIGTLNPIVNRMIDRGWIVKQQSELDKRASIISLTEQAKVQEQAIETAIIETIISCNYFDVNAEEIMISLKNLNAFLKQLV; this is encoded by the coding sequence ATGATTAAAACGTCAAAACTTGATCAACAAATATGCTTCGAAGTATACAAAGCTGCTGGAAACTTTGCGAAGTTATATGCACGCACGTTGGAGCCCTTTAACTTAACATTTACACAGTATCTAGTATTACTCACGCTTTGGGAAGAAGATCATTTGCTTACTAAGGACATCGGTATTAGATTAGATCTTGGGATAGGAACGTTGAATCCGATTGTTAATCGAATGATTGATCGAGGTTGGATTGTGAAGCAACAGTCAGAGCTGGATAAGAGAGCTTCTATTATCTCGCTAACCGAGCAGGCCAAAGTGCAAGAACAGGCAATAGAAACAGCCATTATTGAGACAATCATCAGCTGTAACTATTTTGATGTAAATGCCGAGGAAATCATGATTAGTTTGAAGAATTTAAATGCATTTTTGAAACAATTAGTCTGA
- a CDS encoding glutathione peroxidase produces MSIYDIEVTRADGAKYLINEYKGKPMLIVNTATKCGLRNQFDGLEMLHKKYKDEGLIVLGFPSDQFGQELRNGEEAEQSCRLSYGVTFPMHDMVKVNGKEAHPLFDYLTSNSKGFLLKSIKWNFTKFLIDRDGNVVGRYSPTDSPESIEQDIQQVCEE; encoded by the coding sequence ATGAGTATTTATGATATTGAAGTTACGAGAGCAGATGGGGCGAAATATCTAATTAATGAATACAAAGGGAAACCGATGTTGATCGTTAATACTGCAACTAAATGTGGATTGAGAAATCAATTTGATGGCTTGGAGATGTTACATAAAAAGTATAAGGATGAAGGACTGATTGTTCTTGGATTTCCTTCGGATCAATTTGGTCAAGAACTTCGCAACGGAGAAGAAGCTGAGCAATCATGTCGTCTGAGTTATGGTGTTACTTTCCCTATGCACGACATGGTGAAAGTGAACGGAAAAGAGGCACATCCGCTATTTGATTATTTGACCAGCAACAGTAAAGGTTTTCTATTAAAAAGTATTAAATGGAACTTCACGAAGTTCCTTATTGATCGAGATGGAAATGTCGTAGGAAGATACTCTCCCACAGATAGCCCAGAATCTATAGAGCAAGATATTCAACAAGTGTGTGAAGAATAG